The Geomonas ferrireducens genome includes a window with the following:
- the tpiA gene encoding triose-phosphate isomerase, protein MRKPVIAGNWKLYKTKDEALALIEELAPLVTGVDNVEIVVAPVFTVLPALPAALAGTGINLAAQDVFWEEEGAYTGEVSPRMLLDAGASHVIIGHSERRQYFGETDTTVNKKIKAALKGALVPIFCIGETLEEREAGNTFKVLERQLKGGLEGLTETQFAAVIIAYEPVWAIGTGKVATDDQAQEAHAFIRGVVAQLLGKNAADKVRILYGGSVKPENVKGLMSRPDIDGALVGGASLKGASFASIVRFGE, encoded by the coding sequence ATGCGCAAGCCGGTCATAGCAGGCAACTGGAAACTGTACAAAACGAAGGACGAGGCGCTCGCCCTGATCGAGGAGCTCGCGCCGTTGGTCACCGGCGTTGATAACGTCGAGATCGTGGTGGCGCCGGTATTCACCGTGCTCCCCGCCCTCCCCGCCGCTCTTGCCGGCACCGGCATAAACCTCGCCGCCCAGGACGTCTTCTGGGAAGAGGAAGGGGCCTACACCGGCGAGGTATCTCCGCGCATGCTGCTCGACGCCGGTGCAAGCCACGTCATCATCGGCCACTCCGAGCGCAGGCAGTACTTCGGCGAGACCGACACGACGGTGAACAAGAAGATCAAGGCGGCGCTCAAGGGTGCCCTGGTGCCGATCTTCTGCATCGGCGAGACCCTTGAGGAACGCGAGGCCGGCAACACCTTTAAGGTGTTGGAGCGCCAGTTGAAGGGGGGGCTCGAAGGGCTCACGGAAACCCAGTTCGCAGCGGTCATCATCGCCTACGAACCGGTCTGGGCCATCGGCACCGGCAAGGTAGCCACCGATGACCAGGCGCAGGAGGCGCACGCCTTCATCCGCGGCGTCGTAGCGCAGTTGCTTGGGAAAAACGCGGCCGACAAGGTACGCATCCTCTACGGCGGTTCGGTGAAGCCCGAGAACGTCAAGGGGCTCATGAGTCGCCCCGACATCGACGGCGCCCTGGTGGGAGGTGCGAGCCTCAAGGGGGCCTCGTTCGCCTCGATCGTCCGGTTTGGTGAATAG
- the secG gene encoding preprotein translocase subunit SecG — protein MTILLVTLHVMVCFALIVVVLLQSGKGAEMGASFGASGSQSVFGAGGGNTFMSKLTTYAAVIFMLTSLSLAFISGKGGGSSIMSKAPKAKPAPMGGMPLQQPMKPGAPATAPAAPGAPAAPAAPAAPAAPAK, from the coding sequence ATGACTATTCTACTGGTAACTCTGCATGTCATGGTCTGTTTCGCGCTTATCGTGGTCGTTTTGCTGCAGTCCGGCAAAGGGGCCGAGATGGGGGCATCGTTTGGCGCCAGCGGCAGCCAGTCCGTGTTCGGCGCAGGCGGTGGCAACACCTTCATGAGCAAGCTGACCACTTACGCCGCAGTAATCTTCATGCTGACCTCCCTCTCCCTCGCCTTCATCTCCGGCAAAGGCGGCGGTTCGTCCATCATGTCCAAGGCTCCCAAGGCCAAGCCGGCCCCCATGGGCGGCATGCCGCTGCAGCAGCCGATGAAACCGGGTGCACCCGCTACCGCACCGGCAGCACCTGGCGCGCCCGCAGCACCGGCGGCACCGGCGGCACCCGCAGCACCGGCAAAGTAA